The DNA segment ATTTATTAAAATTGAAAAATATAGATCCAGCTTATGGGGTTTATATAAGTGAGATTATGCTACAACAAACTCAGGTAAAAAGCGTTTTACAAAATTATTATTTTCAATTCTTAGAAAAATTTAATTCTTTAGAAAAATTAGCAAAGGCCAAAGAAGAAGAAATTTTAAAAGCTTGGCAAGGACTTGGATACTATACAAGAGCTAGAAATTTATACAAAAGTGCTCAAATTTGTGTAAAGAAATTTGATTCTAAATTACCAAGTGATATTCAAAATTTAAAAAAGCTTCCTGGTATTGGTGATTATAGTGCAGGTGCAATTGCTTGTTTTGGATTTTTGCAAAATGAAGCCTTTGTTGATGCAAATATAAAAAGGATTTTGATTAGATTTTATAAACTAAATAATCCAACTCCTAAGATTTTAATTCAAAAGGCTAAAGAATTATTAAATCATTTTGATGCTTTTACTCACAATCAAGCCCTATTAGATATAGGAGCTTTAATATGTTTACCTAAAAATGCAAGATGTGATAAATGTCCACTATATAAATTTTGTGAAGCAAAATTTGATTATGAAAAATATAATATTCATAAAAAGATTAATTATGAAAAATTAAATTTAAATTTACTCGTATTAAAAAAGCATGATTTTTTTGTATTAAAAAAGAGTCAAGAAAAATTGTATTTTAACATGTATAATTTTTTAGAATTTAAAAAGCACAAAAATGCCATATATATAGGTAGCTTTAAACATTCTTATACTAAATATAAAATTGAAGCTAAGGTATATTTTTTACAAGATGATATGTTTGAAATTCAAGATGAAGAGCTTTTTACATATGAGAAATTACAAAAAATAGCATTATCTAAATTTGCTTTAAAGGCTTTAGATGTTTATAAGAAGAGTTTATAAATGAGCTTTGAAAAAATATATATAGAATTAAGTGATGTTTGTGGTTTAAAATGTGATTTTTGCCCTAGTATAAAGGGCCAAAGAAAAAAAATGGATCTTGATAAATTTGAACATATATGCAAGAGTGTTCAAGGTTTTGCTAAAATTTATACTTTTCATGTTTTAGGTGATCCTTTGATGAATAAACATTTGAAAGATTATTTAAATATAGCTAATAAATATAATATGAAAATAGAACTTACTACTAGTGGATTTTATTTTGATGATGAAAGAATAAAATTAATACTCAATGCAAGTAATATTCATCAAGTAAATATTTCCTTAGCTGCTTTTTTATCTCAAAGTAAAATAAATATAAATGCTTATTTTAAACCTATTTTAGAATTTATTTTTTTGCATATTAAAAATAAAAAATCATCTTTTATTAATTTAAGGCTCTGGAATTTAGATAAAAATTTTGTACCACCTCTTGAAAACAATCAAATATATGAGTTTTTACAAGATATATTTTGCATAAAAATCCATACAAATTTAGAAAAAAATCGTTTAGCAAGACATATAATTTTAAATCAAGCAAGATTATTTAAATGGCCATCTTTGCAAGATAAAATTTTAAATGAAGTTGGAAGTTGTCATGCTTTGACTAAACAAATTGCTATTTTAAGCGACGGTACTTTGGTCCCTTGTTGTTTAGACGTTAAAGCAGATATAAATTTAGGAAATTGTTTTGAACAAAGTTTTGAAGAGCTTTTACATTCTTCTTTATATTTGGATTTAAAACACGGTTTTCAACAACGCATATTAAAGGCTGAGCTTTGTAAAAGATGTGAATTCTACAAAGCCCAAAAGTTTAATTTGTTATTTTAAAAATGTATTTTGAGAATAAATTGTTATCTGATCAACTATTTGCTTAGCTATATTTTTAAAAGCTCTTTGTTCGCTTTGTTTGCTTGTAGAGCTCATTGTTAAGTTAATCGGAGAAAAAAAATGTATTATATTGCTTGTAAAATTTATTAATCCGTAGTCAATATTAACACTATATTCTGCAGAATCTTCGTTTGATATTTGAGTAATATCTGGTGAAATTATCAGCAAAAAATTAGCTTTTAAAGGGTTAAAAAATTTCTTCGATTCTTCACTTTGAGATATTTGAGATAGTATTGGTTGTGTATAAGATTTGGAAGCATTTTGATCTAGAATTTTAAAAATATCATCTTGCAATAAAGTATTAAAAATTTCTTGTTCTATATTTTTTGACAAATTATTTACTTTGGTATTAATAACAATAAGTGATTTTTGTTTGATGTGGGTACTATTATCTTTTTTGTAAAGCATTACCTTAGCATAAAACTTATCAGTGTCGATTTGAGTTAATTCTTCAACACTGTAGCTATTAAAAACCGCTTTGCTGGCCAAATCAATTTCTTTATCATAACCAATATCAAAATCTCCACTAAAATTAAATTTAAATTTTTCAAGTGTTATTTCTTGTGTTGTGCTTAATGCATCTTCTATAGCACTTTTTAAGGCTTTATCTCTTGTTTGACCGTATCCTTCACCAATAGTTTTATTTAAATCTATCTCTTGTGAAAAACAAAAATAAACAAAACTTAATAACACTAAAATAGTTTTTTTTATAGACATTTTAAACCTTTTTTTGCTTTAAATTAAAAAATAAGTTATAATTTTAGCTTTTAGAGAGGTGTCCGAGTGGTTGAAGGAGCACGCCTGGAACGCGTGTGTGGGGCAACTCACCGAGGGTTCGAATCCCTTCCTCTCTGCCATTAAAAACTCTTATTTATATTATTTCCCAAAGAATTATCCTCGGTGTTTTGTATATAAGTTTTTATAATATCTGAATCTGAAGTTCTTTCTTGAGAAGTTTCTTCATTTTTTTTCTTTGTTTCTTCGGCTTTTAATTTTATTTGTTCAATACGTGCATCATTTTGCATTTGCATAGCATCGGCTGCAACTTTATAATCTTGTGGACTAGGATCTGCTGGTGCCATGGCAGCAGCTATAATTTGCATAGCGTTGGCTATGGTTTCTTCAGGAGTATTACCTTTTTGCATTCTAATAGGTACCTCTCCTTCAACCGCATACATTTTATTATCAGGGCCTCTGGTGTAACCAAAACTAGCTGATCCTGCTAAAGCACCACCTACAGCTTGATGAGCAGCTTCGTGCGCTCTAACTTCTCTATCTATCTTTTCAAGTTCTTTAACTTGTCTAATTTCTTCTTGATTTAAATCTTTGCCATTAATTTTTTGAGTATTTTTTTCTTCATTTTCGTCAGTATTTTCATCTTTAAGTGTTAATTGATCTTTTTGATTTTCTTTTTTATTATCTTGCGAATATTGTGAGTAAAAATAATTGTTAAAATTAGAATTAATCTGCATAAAATACTTTCGAAATTTTTTATATTTTTAACACAAAAAATATAAAAAAAATATAAAAAGTATTTAGAATATATTTTTTATTAAATGTTAAGCAAAATTAAGTATAATTTTAGCTTAATTTTATGTCAGGGTAGCTCAGCTGGTTAGAGCGCTGGTCTCATAAGCCGGAGGTCGGGAGTTCAAGTCTCCCCCTTGACACCATCTAGCTTTTTAAAAACATTTTCTAGTGATTTTTTAATATTTTGATGATATTTTACAAAATTTATATGAAAAAGTTTCTTCAAAGATGTTAATAAAATGTATGTATTTTTTCATAATTAAACGTTTTTGATTTATTTTGAAAATGATAATACTTTTAATAATAAATTTTTATATTCTGTAAGATTTTTGATATCTGCTATAACTCATGTTTAATTTTTACCTGTGATGGAGATATAGTACAAAAACATAAAAGCAATAGTAAAATTATAAAAATATCATTTATAACCTATAATCAAAATTACTTTGATTTGGTATTGTTTTTTAATAATACAGCAATAGATTTATAGCTTTGATGTTTATACTTTATTGCATTGTTTAATATTTATATAAATGTTATTAATACAGGATCTATCATATGTATCAAACTATATATGATAATAAATAAAAGAATATAAATATCTTGTTGTAATCTTAAAATAACTTATAAAATATATTCAATTATAATTTATATGTTTTTATAACTTAGATGCTAGATAAAATAACATGTTAAAATAACTAATGGAAAATGAAAGGTGGCTTAAGTATAAAATTTAAAGCTTAAAAATAAGCTTTAAATTTATTAATATTCATATTGATTTAGTTCTTCTTGGGTGCCAAGTAGCATTAATATATCATTCAGATAAGCAGTGGTTTCTAAATTTGGCATAATACTCCAAGTATCATGCTGTTTGTGCGCAATGACTTTTAAGTTTTGACCAATAGATTGCAAAGTTTTTCCTGCTAAGTTTTCATCCACTAAAAGTTTTGCTACTTTGATGGTATTAGCTGAAAGATCTATGATTTCAAATTTTGGATTAGTGATAAGAATTTTAGCCAAACGCTTTGCTGATTCTTTTTCAGGATAGATGACTTTATTAACTCCAAGTTTTGAAAGAATTTGCCCATGTGTAGAAGAGTTTGCCTTGGCAATAATGTTTTTTACTCCTATTTCTTTTAAAGCCATGAAAGTAAGTATACTTGATTCTAAATTTTCACCTATACTAAGTATGACAACATCTGCATTTGCATAACCTGCTTCTTTTAAGGCTATGGTATGAGTAGAATCTAAAATATAAGCGAAGTCTGCATGATCTTGTAATTCCTTAACTGATTCTTCATCAATATCAGAAACAATAACTCTTTTACCTTGATCAATAAGCTCTTTTGCTAAAACTGAGCCAAACTTTCCAAGTCCTATAATACCATAAGTTTCTTTTTTCATAATATTATCTTTCCTTTTGGATAATTCAAATATTTTTCTTTTTCTTTAAAAAATATACTAAATAAAAATGCAAGCACACCCACTCTACCACTAAGCATTAACAATATGATAAGTAATTTACTTTCAGAGTTAAAAAGCGCACTAAGCGATAAAGCCCCACCATCGCCTACTGAAACTCCTACTGTAGCAAATGCCGAGCTTGTTTCAAAAAGCAAGGGTAAAAAGCTTTTATCATCTTCAATTAAGGATAAAATTAATACACAAGTGATGATATATACAATAGAACTTACTGTTATAATAAAAGCTTTGTTAATAGTTTCTGTAGGAATTTCAAAGTTGAAAATCCTTGTATTGCTATCTTTGATACTCCAATAAGCATAGATTAGCAATACAGCAATTGTAGTTATCTTAATGCCCCCAGCTGTTCCACCAGGTGCACCACCTACAATCATAAACAAAGATCCAAAAAATAAGCTTGCATCTTTAAAGGTACTGAGATCAAGAGTGTTAAACCCTGCTGTTCGGTAATTTACTGCTGTAAAATATGCACTCATAGTTTTATCAAAAAGTGAAAATTCTCCTATGCTTTTTGAATTATGGTATTCAAATAAAAAGACTACTAAGCTTGCAAAAATAATCAATATAACAGTAGAAATTAAAACAAGTTTTGTGTGTAAACTTAAGCTTGCAAAACGTTTTTTAGAAAAAAAGTATAATTCTAATAATACAAAATACCCTAAACCTCCAATGATAATCAAAGAGGTGATAACAAAATTAATCCAAAAATCATCTCTATAAGGCATTAGACCGCTTTCAAATATACTAAATCCTGCATTATTAAAAGCAGAAATAGAGTGAAAAATACTAACCCATAGAGCTTCACTTAAATTCATATCAAGCTTAAATCTTAAAAATAACAATAGAGCACCTAAAAGCTCAATAGTAAATACAAAAAATAAAACCTTTTTTAAAAATCCTATAAGGCCATCAGCTTCAGGATAAATCAAGGATTCTCTTAAAAGGTTTTTTTCTCCAAAACTCATCTTTTTACGTACTAAAATATATAAAGCCATAGCTATACTCATATAACCCAAGCCGCCTATTTGAATAAGCAATAAGATAACAAGTTGTCCATAAAAGCTAAAATCTAGTGAGGTATTTAATACAATAAGTCCTGTCATACTTACAGCTGAAGCACTAGTAAAAAATGCATCTAAAAAAGATATGGGCTTAGTGTGCATAATAGGAAGCATTAGAATAAAGGTGCCAAAAAGTGCAACTAGGATGTAACCTATAAATAAAATTCTTATACTTTTTCTATCTAAGGATAATTTTGTCATTTTGATTCTTTAAAATTAAAACATTCTACTCAAAATTAGTTAATAAGTAAAAAGAGAACTTTCCACTTAAAACGTGGAAAGTTAGAGTGTTAAAGCATTCCTACTACTAAAAATCCTAATGCAACAGCTATAGCTATAGCTAATACACCAGGGATAAAGAATGCGTGGTTAAATATGAATTTTCCAATTCTTGTAGTTCCTGTGTCATCCATTTGTACAGCGCCTAATAAAGTAGGGTAGGTTGGTAAAACAAATAAAGCTGAAACAGCAGCAAAGCATGCAACTAGCATATAAGAATCGGCAGGATTTGCTGCTGAAATTCCTAATGCAGCAACAATTACCGGAACAATGGCTTTTGCAGTAGCTGCTTGAGAATATAAAAGCATACTAGCAAAAAAGAAAGCAACTGCAAGCATAGCAGGAGTTTTTGTTTTACCCATTCACTGGCTACTTCTTTAATACCTGCTTCATGACCTGCAACAAAAGTATTTCCAAGCCAAGCAACACCAAATACGCATACGCAAGCTGTCATACCTGACTTAAATACACTAGTGTCTAGAATTTTTGCCGGTTCAACTTTGCAAAAGAATGTTATCAAAGTCGCAGCTGTTAATAAAAAGCTCATAATAGCAGCATCTCTTGGAATTACAACAGGATCAATCCATTTAATATTATTGGAGATAGCTGTAGCATAAAGTACAACACATAAAACAGTGATTAAAAAGATTGCAACTGAAAGTTTTGCACCAGGCTTATCTTCACTTTTTAAAACATCTAAAGAGCTCTTTACAAGACCTGCTTTTAATCGTTCTTGATATACAGGATCTTTACTTAAATCCATAGGAGTGATTAAACTTACAATAAAAGCTGTAATCATACAAGCAGCAAAAGTAGTTACAATCCAAATTCCAATTAATGCTGGATAATTCCAGCCAAGAGGCTCTAATACTCCCGTCATATAAACAACTGCAGCACTTACAGGTGATGCTGTAATACCTATTTGAGAAGCTACAACCATTAATGAAAGCGGAGCTGAAGGCTTGATGTTTTGAGATTTTGCAACATCAATTACAACAGGCATTAATGAAAATACTGCATTACCTGTTCCTGCTAAAATAGTAAGTAACCAGCCGCAAGCTGGAGCTAAATAATTAATAAATTTTGGATGCTTGCGTAAAATTTTTTCAGTAACTTTTACCATATAATCAAGACCACCTGCTTGTTGCATAGCAGAAATCGCTGCAATTGCTGCTGCAATGATTAATATAACATCCCAAGGAATATTTCCTGGTTTCATTCCTAAAACAAGACCCAAAATAACCACACCCAATCCGCCGGCATAGCCAATAGCTATGCCACCAAGACGGATACCTATAAAAATTGCTCCAAGAAAAACAATAAGTTGCAAAATAAGCATTATGTCCATAATAGTTCCCTCCTTTTTTAGCTTATTAAGCTTTTCTTTCCTTGGTCATGTGAGGATTTAACATTTTTTCTGGTGCTAAAATTTCATCGATTTCAGCTTTTGTTAAATAACCCCTTTCAAGACAAACATCTCCAACTGCTTTACCAGTTTCTAAAGCTTCTTTAGCAATGCTTGCTGATTTTTCATATCCTAAAATAGGATTGAAAGCTGTAACAATACCAATTGAGTTTAATACAAGTTTTTTGCAAGCTTCTGGATTTGCTGTTAAGTGTTTAATAGCTTTTTGAGCTAGTGTTTTCATTGCATTTTCAAGCAATACTATAGAATTAAATAGACTATATGCAATACCTGGTTCGAATGCATTGAGTTCAAATTCTCCTCTTTCTGAGCAAAGCATAATTGTTACATCATTGCCTATAACTTCATAGCAAGCTTCTCCAACAACTTCACAAATTACAGGATTTACTTTACCTGGCATGATAGAGCTGCCTGGTTGCATTTTAGGAAGATTTATTTCGCCTAATCCACATCTTGGACCTGAATTCATTAATCTTAAATCGTTTGCAATTTTAGAAAGTCTCACTGCAGCAGTTTTTAAAGCACCGCTTACATGAACAAAATCAGCTGTATCTTGAGTTGCGGCTATAAAATCTTCAGCTGGTTTAAAATCAACTCCTGTAATTTCTTTTAATTTTTTTTCAACTACAAATTTATAATCTGGATGGCAGTTGATTCCTGTACCAATAGCAGTTGCACCTAGATTTAAAAATGTCATAGTTTCACGAGCAGCTGTGATTTTGGCAATATCGCTTTTAATATAACTTGCAAAAGCGTTAAAAGTGTTTCCTAAAGTGGTTGGAACAGCGTCTTCAAGTTCGGTTCTACCCATTTTAATTACGTCTTTATATTCTCTTGCTTTTGCTTCTAATTCTACTTTTAGATTTTCCATAGCATTTAAAAGATCAGTTAGTTTTGCATATGTTGCAACTTTAATTGAACTTGGATAAGTATCATTTGTTGATTGACCTAAATTTGTATGGTCGTTTGGATGAAGATATTGGTATTCACCTTTTTTATGCCCCATGCTTTCAAGTGCAATGTTTGTAATTACCTCATTAGTATTCATGTTTGTGCTAGTACCAGCACCTCCTTGTATCATATCCACTACAAATTGATCTAAAAATTCACCAGCAATTAATCTATCGCAAGCTTTAGCAATAGCATCAGCTTTGCTAGCATCAAGAACTCCAACTTCTTTATTAGCAAGAGCGGCAGCTTTTTTTACTTGTGCAAAAGCTTTAACAAAATAAGGATAATCTTGTAATTTTCTACCACTCATTTGAAAATTTTCTAGTGCCCGAAAGGTTTGTACCCCATAATAAACTTCATCAGAAATTTCTAATTCTCCAATAAAATCGTGTTCTCTTCTTGTTCCCATGATGTTCTCCTTGTGGGTTTATTTAAGTTTTGTTTATAAACTTGTATGTATTATATAACAAAATTTTATAAAAGTTGCATAAATTTTTATAATTTCTGTAAAATTATGATAAAAATATCCTAAAAATTATGAATAAAATATGATTGCAGTTTATTTTATTTCATTAACTTATTGTTTATAATTTAAGAACTTAATTTTAAACAATAAATAAACACAAAACAATTTATATGAAATTCACAAGTAACTATATAATTTAATATTAAAATAAAGTATATTTAGAAAAGTACATTCAAAATGGATTATTTTATCGAAACTATAGAAAAAGAATTACAATCATCTTTTGATAAGAATAAAATAGTTGGCTTCCAACATTAACAACAAAGAGGTATAACAATATACCTCTTTAATTATTAAAACTTCTTCTTCCCTGCATCTTCTAAGATATCATGAGCTATTTGATTTACATTCTCTGATATAACTGAACTATCTTTAGCTATTTTTAAATTCTCTTGAGTTACATGATCAATTTGAGCTACAGCATCATTAATTTGAGTAATACCTGTAGTTTGTTCTTTAATACTTTCACCCATTTCATTAATAGATTGAACTAAGATATTAGTATTAGCTTCAATTTCACCTAAAGACTTTTGAGTTCTTTCAGCTAGATTTCTAACTTCATCTGCAACAACAGCAAATCCACGTCCATGTTCTCCAGCACGAGCTGCTTCTATTGCAGCATTTAATGCTAATAGATTGATTTGATCAGCAATATCTCCTATGATAGAAGTAACATTTTTAATCTCTTCACTTTGAGCTATTACTTCACTAGTTTTAGATGAAACATTTTGCATAGAAGAAGTTATTTCTTCTAAAGCTGCTGCAGTTTCTTCTAAAGAAGAAGCTTGACTAGAAGATGAATCTGTTAATTCTCTAACAGCACTTTGTAATTTACCACTTTCTGTTGCTAATAAATTAGCAAATTCAGAAGATTGTCTTAACATTTGAACAATTTCTTGTCCTAATACATTAGTAGTTACTTCTACTTCACCTTTAGCATTTTTAACTTCAGTAGTAAAGTCTAATGCTTTATAGCTATCAAATACACGATTGATTTCATTCATATTAGAACCAACTTTTGCTTCTAATACACTAAGCATTTTATTTAATACATTTTTTAATTCTATTAATTGAGGATTAGCAGGTATTGCAGTAATTCTTGCTGTTAGATTACCACTTTCTATTTCTTTAGCTGTTTCAACTGATTGTTCTACTGCTAGACCATCTTGTTCTAAAGCATTTTTAGTTTTAGTAATGTTTTCATTAATAGCTAAAGCCATAGCACCAAATTCATCATTAGTATTAACATTAATCATAGCAGAGTCTTTTGTTTTATGATTGATGAAGTCAAAGAATGAGTTTAGGCCGGTTTGGATTTTTTGAAGTGGGGAAAGACTAAAGTTTATAACAAATTTGATAATGATTAAAGCTAAGATTATAGCGATAATTCCAACTAAAGCTTGTTTTATAAGCGTTTTATTAGCAGATTCTGTGTAGATAGTATTAGGTGAAAAATTGCAAATTCTAAGTGAAGGATCACTAGTCTTTGAACAGGTTACTTGGTATTCTATGTTATTATCATCAGTTGCTTTGAAAAACATTGCCTTTTGGTCAATTAGTGTTGGATCGTTATGAATGGTGTTTGCAATATTTGTACTAAAAGCGGTTTTTGTTAAGATTGAATCAGTATCTAAACTAAATAAGATTGTGCCATCGTTTTTATAGACGCCGCTTTGAATTTCTTTTGTGATACCAACTGTTAAAATATCATTTGAAAATTTTTTTAAATTATATTCCCCGCCTACTACGCCTATAATTTGTCCTTGATTGTTTAATACAGGAATTCCATAGCCAATTGCTGTATTACCAGTGC comes from the Campylobacter insulaenigrae NCTC 12927 genome and includes:
- a CDS encoding methyl-accepting chemotaxis protein, yielding MFFKATDDNNIEYQVTCSKTSDPSLRICNFSPNTIYTESANKTLIKQALVGIIAIILALIIIKFVINFSLSPLQKIQTGLNSFFDFINHKTKDSAMINVNTNDEFGAMALAINENITKTKNALEQDGLAVEQSVETAKEIESGNLTARITAIPANPQLIELKNVLNKMLSVLEAKVGSNMNEINRVFDSYKALDFTTEVKNAKGEVEVTTNVLGQEIVQMLRQSSEFANLLATESGKLQSAVRELTDSSSSQASSLEETAAALEEITSSMQNVSSKTSEVIAQSEEIKNVTSIIGDIADQINLLALNAAIEAARAGEHGRGFAVVADEVRNLAERTQKSLGEIEANTNILVQSINEMGESIKEQTTGITQINDAVAQIDHVTQENLKIAKDSSVISENVNQIAHDILEDAGKKKF
- a CDS encoding putative metalloprotease CJM1_0395 family protein produces the protein MQINSNFNNYFYSQYSQDNKKENQKDQLTLKDENTDENEEKNTQKINGKDLNQEEIRQVKELEKIDREVRAHEAAHQAVGGALAGSASFGYTRGPDNKMYAVEGEVPIRMQKGNTPEETIANAMQIIAAAMAPADPSPQDYKVAADAMQMQNDARIEQIKLKAEETKKKNEETSQERTSDSDIIKTYIQNTEDNSLGNNINKSF
- a CDS encoding TrkH family potassium uptake protein encodes the protein MTKLSLDRKSIRILFIGYILVALFGTFILMLPIMHTKPISFLDAFFTSASAVSMTGLIVLNTSLDFSFYGQLVILLLIQIGGLGYMSIAMALYILVRKKMSFGEKNLLRESLIYPEADGLIGFLKKVLFFVFTIELLGALLLFLRFKLDMNLSEALWVSIFHSISAFNNAGFSIFESGLMPYRDDFWINFVITSLIIIGGLGYFVLLELYFFSKKRFASLSLHTKLVLISTVILIIFASLVVFLFEYHNSKSIGEFSLFDKTMSAYFTAVNYRTAGFNTLDLSTFKDASLFFGSLFMIVGGAPGGTAGGIKITTIAVLLIYAYWSIKDSNTRIFNFEIPTETINKAFIITVSSIVYIITCVLILSLIEDDKSFLPLLFETSSAFATVGVSVGDGGALSLSALFNSESKLLIILLMLSGRVGVLAFLFSIFFKEKEKYLNYPKGKIIL
- a CDS encoding aspartate ammonia-lyase → MGTRREHDFIGELEISDEVYYGVQTFRALENFQMSGRKLQDYPYFVKAFAQVKKAAALANKEVGVLDASKADAIAKACDRLIAGEFLDQFVVDMIQGGAGTSTNMNTNEVITNIALESMGHKKGEYQYLHPNDHTNLGQSTNDTYPSSIKVATYAKLTDLLNAMENLKVELEAKAREYKDVIKMGRTELEDAVPTTLGNTFNAFASYIKSDIAKITAARETMTFLNLGATAIGTGINCHPDYKFVVEKKLKEITGVDFKPAEDFIAATQDTADFVHVSGALKTAAVRLSKIANDLRLMNSGPRCGLGEINLPKMQPGSSIMPGKVNPVICEVVGEACYEVIGNDVTIMLCSERGEFELNAFEPGIAYSLFNSIVLLENAMKTLAQKAIKHLTANPEACKKLVLNSIGIVTAFNPILGYEKSASIAKEALETGKAVGDVCLERGYLTKAEIDEILAPEKMLNPHMTKERKA
- the mutY gene encoding A/G-specific adenine glycosylase; translation: MEQIHQNILQWYKDNGRKDLPWRTLHDKFKIYAKKEYLLKLKNIDPAYGVYISEIMLQQTQVKSVLQNYYFQFLEKFNSLEKLAKAKEEEILKAWQGLGYYTRARNLYKSAQICVKKFDSKLPSDIQNLKKLPGIGDYSAGAIACFGFLQNEAFVDANIKRILIRFYKLNNPTPKILIQKAKELLNHFDAFTHNQALLDIGALICLPKNARCDKCPLYKFCEAKFDYEKYNIHKKINYEKLNLNLLVLKKHDFFVLKKSQEKLYFNMYNFLEFKKHKNAIYIGSFKHSYTKYKIEAKVYFLQDDMFEIQDEELFTYEKLQKIALSKFALKALDVYKKSL
- a CDS encoding radical SAM/SPASM domain-containing protein — protein: MSFEKIYIELSDVCGLKCDFCPSIKGQRKKMDLDKFEHICKSVQGFAKIYTFHVLGDPLMNKHLKDYLNIANKYNMKIELTTSGFYFDDERIKLILNASNIHQVNISLAAFLSQSKININAYFKPILEFIFLHIKNKKSSFINLRLWNLDKNFVPPLENNQIYEFLQDIFCIKIHTNLEKNRLARHIILNQARLFKWPSLQDKILNEVGSCHALTKQIAILSDGTLVPCCLDVKADINLGNCFEQSFEELLHSSLYLDLKHGFQQRILKAELCKRCEFYKAQKFNLLF
- a CDS encoding potassium channel family protein; protein product: MKKETYGIIGLGKFGSVLAKELIDQGKRVIVSDIDEESVKELQDHADFAYILDSTHTIALKEAGYANADVVILSIGENLESSILTFMALKEIGVKNIIAKANSSTHGQILSKLGVNKVIYPEKESAKRLAKILITNPKFEIIDLSANTIKVAKLLVDENLAGKTLQSIGQNLKVIAHKQHDTWSIMPNLETTAYLNDILMLLGTQEELNQYEY